The Mya arenaria isolate MELC-2E11 chromosome 16, ASM2691426v1 genome includes a window with the following:
- the LOC128222634 gene encoding uncharacterized protein LOC128222634, producing the protein MDFKYLVCLFFTTCTVSEVLSLTCYQCNSITTPNCRDPFSSKGVNTSGCIGVCSKLKINDEHFLIGGEIVRDCLPTSFVYGGDTCEQASAFGYSGELCMCNANLCNAAGLTSATWSSIAITAIFFTNLIVYWT; encoded by the exons atggattttaaatacttagtttgtttgtttttcacaaCTTGCACAG tgtcAGAGGTTCTGTCCTTGACCTGTTACCAATGCAATTCGATAACCACGCCGAACTGTAGGGACCCATTCAGCTCCAAAGGAGTAAATACCTCGGGTTGCATCGGCGTTTGCTCGAAACTAAAAATCAACGATGAACACTTTTTAATTGGGGGAG AAATTGTTAGGGATTGCCTACCAACCAGCTTCGTATATGGCGGTGATACTTGCGAACAGGCTTCCGCCTTCGGTTACTCCGGGGAACTCTGCATGTGTAACGCCAACCTTTGCAATGCAGCCGGCTTGACATCAGCTACCTGGAGTAGTATTGCCATAACAGCCATTTTCTTCACCAATCTCATTGTTTACTGGACGTAA
- the LOC128222140 gene encoding procathepsin L-like, whose product MRAFIVACLVVAAVAAPFDLALNGEWEAFKGTYNKKFISAEEEGLRRMVWEDNLDYVQSHNLEADRGMHTFWLGMNEYADMGIEEFKAIMNGFNTSSSVSKCGNYMAPNNIEISDLPDMVDWRKDGYVTPIKNQGQCGSCWSFSATGSLEGQHFRKTQNLVSLSEKNLMDCSAAYGNHGCQGGLMDQAFAYVISNKGIDTEMSYPYEPKNGPCKFEQSNVGATEVSCMDIEHESESNLQKAVAMEGPISVAIDAGHRSFQLYKRGVYKEPECSSVRLDHGVLAVGYGTDGSSDYWLVKNSWGESWGNMGYVEMARNDKNMCGIATQASFPTV is encoded by the exons ATGCGAGCCTTTATTGTTGCCTGCCTGGTGGTCGCCGCGGTGGCTGCGCCCTTCGACTTAGCCCTGAACGGGGAATGGGAAGCATTCAAGGGGACATACAACAAGAAGTTTATCTCCGCTGAGGAGGAGGGACTAAG ACGCATGGTCTGGGAGGATAACCTTGACTACGTCCAGTCCCACAACTTGGAAGCTGACCGTGGTATGCACACATTCTGGCTCGGTATGAACGAGTACGCTGATATG GGCATTGAAGAGTTCAAGGCCATAATGAATGGATTCAACACCTCTTCTAGCGTCTCAAAGTGCGGTAATTACATGGCACccaacaatattgaaatatctgATCTCCCGGATATGGTTGATTGGAGGAAGGACGGCTATGTCACACCTATCAAGAACCAG GGACAGTGCGGCTCTTGCTGGTCTTTCTCAGCAACAGGAAGTCTAGAGGGTCAGCATTTCCGAAAGACACAAAACCTTGTCTCCCTCTCAGAAAAGAACCTCATGGACTGCTCTGCGGCTTACG GTAACCACGGCTGCCAAGGAGGTTTGATGGACCAGGCTTTCGCGTACGTCATCAGTAACAAAGGAATTGACACAGAGATGTCCTACCCGTATGAACCAAAG AATGGTCCATGCAAATTCGAGCAGTCAAACGTTGGAGCCACTGAGGTTAGCTGCATGGATATTGAACATGAGAGTGAGTCGAACCTTCAGAAAGCCGTTGCTATGGAGGGACCAATCTCTGTTGCTATTGATGCCGGACATAGGTCATTCCAGCTGTACAA GCGTGGAGTTTACAAGGAACCAGAATGCAGCTCCGTCCGTCTTGATCATGGCGTGCTGGCTGTAGGATATGGCACTGATGGTAGTTCCGACTATTGGCTCGTTAAGAACAG CTGGGGAGAGTCTTGGGGAAACATGGGCTATGTCGAAATGGCAAGAAACGACAAGAACATGTGCGGAATCGCAACACAAGCCTCGTTCCCGACGGTGTAG